A window of the Penaeus monodon isolate SGIC_2016 chromosome 11, NSTDA_Pmon_1, whole genome shotgun sequence genome harbors these coding sequences:
- the LOC119578843 gene encoding V-type proton ATPase catalytic subunit A-like, which translates to MAEAMDRAAKLAKIQDADSEAALGSVWGVSGPVVIAKNMSGSAMYELVRVGHQELVGEIIRLEGDTATIQVYEDTSGVTVGDPVLKTGKPLSVELGPGIMGNIYDGIQRPLQEIGDLTESIYIPKGVSTPALSRSKSWEFHPEPAVKVGSHITGGDLFGIVPENSIINHRIMLPPKARGTVTYMAPAGNYGVDETVLEVEFDGEKHKYSMMQVWPVRQPRPVSEKLHANHPLLTGQRVLDALFPCVQGGTTAIPGAFGCGKTCISQALSKYSNSNVIIYVGCGERGNEMAEVLRDFPELELEVNGRKESIMKRTSLVANTSNMPVAAREASIYTGITLSEYFRDMGLHVSMMADSTSRWAEALREISGRLAEMPADSGYPAYLGARLASFYERAGRTKCLGNPEREGSVTIVGAVSPPGGDFSDPVTSATLGIVQVFWGLDKKLAQRKHFPSVNWLQSYSKYMRALEEHYDSNYPEFITYRTKVKEILQEEDDLAEIVQLVGKASLSDTDKITLEVARIIKDDFLQQNSYTPYDRFCPFYKTVGMMRNIIAFYDMSRQIVNRTAQSDNKVTWQIIRDSMGNILYELSSMKFKDTFKEGEAKVKKDFDEIYENIQQAFRNLED; encoded by the exons ATG gcAGAAGCAATGGATAGGGCGGCCAAGTTGGCCAAAATACAAGATGCGGATTCAGAAGCTGCCCTGGGATCAGTCTGGGGTGTCTCTGGACctg TCGTAATTGCCAAGAACATGAGTGGATCTGCTATGTACGAGTTGGTGCGTGTAGGTCATCAGGAGTTGGTGGGTGAGATTATTAGGCTGGAGGGAGACACAGCCACCATTCAG GTCTATGAAGACACCTCAGGTGTGACTGTGGGTGATCCTGTGCTGAAGACTGGGAAGCCCCTCTCTGTAGAGCTGGGTCCAGGCATCATGGGTAATATCTATGACGGAATTCAACGACCTCTGCAGGAGATTGGGGACCTCACAGAGTCCATTTACATCCCCAAGGGTGTTTCCACTCCTGCTCTGTCTCGCAGCAAGAGCTGGGAGTTCCACCCTGAGCCAGCAGTGAAG GTGGGATCACACATTACTGGTGGAGATCTCTTTGGTATTGTGCCTGAGAACTCCATCATCAACCACAGGATCATGTTGCCTCCAAAGGCCCGTGGTACTGTGACATACATGGCTCCTGCTGGTAACTATGGTGTGGATGAGACTGTCCTGGAGGTTGAGTTTGATGGAGAGAAGCACAAGTATTCCATGATGCAG GTGTGGCCAGTAAGACAGCCACGTCCAGTGAGCGAGAAGCTTCATGCAAATCATCCTCTTCTTACTGGTCAGAGAGTCTTGGATGCTTTGTTCCCTTGTGTACAGGGAGGAACCACTGCTATTCCTGGTGCTTTTGGTTGTGGCAAGACCTGTATCTCACAGGCTCTTTCCAAGTATTCCAACTCAAATGTCATTATTTATGTTGGTTGTGGAGAGCGTGGTAATGAGATGGCTGAG GTACTGAGAGATTTCCCTGAACTGGAGCTGGAagtgaatggaaggaaggagtcCATCATGAAGCGTACTTCACTGGTAGCCAACACCTCCAACATGCCTGTGGCTGCTCGAGAAGCTTCCATCTACACTGGAATCACACTGTCTGAATACTTCCGTGACATGGGTCTCCATGTATCTATGATGGCTGACTCTACCTCCCGTTGGGCTGAGGCTCTTCGAGAAATCTCAGGTCGATTGGCTGAGATGCCTGCTGATTCAGGCTACCCTGCCTATCTGGGTGCTCGTCTAGCTTCCTTCTATGAACGAGCAGGCCGAACTAAGTGCCTGGGTAACCCAGAGAGAGAGGGTTCAGTTACCATTGTAGGAGCAGTCTCGCCTCCTGGTGGTGACTTCTCAGATCCTGTCACATCTGCTACTCTTGGTATTGTACAGGTGTTCTGGGGTTTGGACAAGAAATTGGCACAACGCAAACATTTCCCCTCAGTCAACTGGCTCCAGTCCTATTCAAAGTACATGCGTGCACTAGAAGAGCACTATGATTCCAACTACCCTGAGTTCATTACATACAG GACCAAAGTGAAGGAAATTCTTCAGGAGGAAGATGATTTGGCTGAAATTGTGCAGCTTGTCGGCAAAGCTTCACTCTCTGATACTGATAAGATTACCCTGGAGGTGGCCCGTATCATCAAGGATGATTTCTTGCAGCAGAACTCATACACTCCTTATGATCGCTTCTGTCCATTCTACAAGACTGTGGGAATGATGAGGAACATCATCGCATTCTATGACATGTCTCGACAGATTGTTAACCGTACAGCCCAGAGTGACAATAAG GTGACGTGGCAGATCATCCGAGATTCTATGGGCAACATCTTGTATGAACTTTCATCTATGAAGTTCAAAGACACATTCAAAGAAGGAGAGGCAAAGGTCAAGAAGGACTTTGATGAAATCTATGAGAACATTCAGCAAGCTTTCAGGAACCTTGAAGATTAA